In Musa acuminata AAA Group cultivar baxijiao chromosome BXJ2-10, Cavendish_Baxijiao_AAA, whole genome shotgun sequence, a genomic segment contains:
- the LOC135581360 gene encoding uncharacterized protein LOC135581360, which translates to MGGMTSTMAARFAFFPPDPPSYRVVVEDEASGRLSMTTVTPREGVEVRRLWTRRGSGIVAMYVTNPNAKLTLLYSHGNAADLGQMYELFVGLSNHLRVNLMGYDYSGYGQSSGKASEQNTYADIEAAYKCLKETYGAHEEDIILYGQSVGTGPTLELAARLPRLRAVVLHSPILSGLRVMYPVKHTYWFDIYKNIDKMPLVKCPVLVIHGTEDNVVDCSHGKRLWELCKEKYEPLWIKGGNHNNLELFPDYIRHLKKFISAIENLLVRKDESVERSDVTEAPRTSSDCLESSRMSTDQTDMSRSSTVSGDKSKRRTESGGKSRPSTDRREKSRKSVDSSKDMKDDMDQPEKPRKSSDRFGDMMRSMGLCNMDCLKDTASKA; encoded by the exons ATGGGAGGGATGACGTCGACGATGGCTGCGAGGTTCGCTTTCTTCCCGCCGGACCCGCCTTCGTACAGGGTAGTGGTGGAGGATGAAGCGTCGGGACGGCTGTCCATGACCACCGTGACGCCGCGGGAGGGGGTGGAAGTACGGCGGCTGTGGACCAGGCGCGGGAGCGGGATCGTCGCGATGTACGTTACGAACCCCAACGCGAAGCTCACCCTGCTCTACTCCCATGGCAACGCGGCCGACCTTGGCCAGATGTACGAGCTCTTCGTCGGGCTCAGCAATCACCTCCGCGTCAACTTGATGGG ATATGACTATTCAGGTTATGGGCAATCATCTGGAAAG GCTTCAGAGCAAAATACTTATGCTGATATAGAAGCTGCTTACAAATGCCTTAAAGAGACTTATGGAGCCCATGAAGAAGATATTATTTTATATGGCCAATCAGTTGGTACTGGTCCTACTTTAGAATTAGCTGCTCGTTTGCCTCGATTGAGAGCAGTTGTTCTGCATAGTCCTATTTTGTCTGGTCTACGTGTAATGTATCCTGTGAAGCATACATACTGGTTTGACATATATAAG AACATTGATAAAATGCCACTTGTGAAATGTCCCGTGCTGGTAATTCAT GGTACAGAAGATAATGTCGTTGATTGTTCACATGGGAAGCGCCTGTGGGAACTATGCAAAGAAAAGTATGAACCTCTTTGGATTAAGGGAGGCAACCACAATAATCTAGAACTCTTTCCAGATTACATCAGGCATTTAAAGAAGTTCATATCAGCCATAGAGAACTTACTTGTAAGAAAAGATGAATCTGTTGAGAGATCAGATGTCACTGAGGCTCCTCGGACGAGCTCCGACTGTCTAGAGTCTTCAAGAATGAGCACAGATCAGACAGACATGTCTAGATCAAGCACTGTCAGTGGGGATAAATCTAAGCGGAGAACAGAAAGTGGAGGAAAGTCAAGACCTAGTACTGACAGgagagagaaatcaagaaaaagtgTTGATAGTTCTAAAGACATGAAGGATGACATGGACCAACCAGAAAAACCGAGGAAAAGCTCTGATCG CTTTGGAGACATGATGAGATCAATGGGATTATGCAATATGGACTGTTTGAAAGACACAGCTTCCAAGGCCTAA